In Gossypium arboreum isolate Shixiya-1 chromosome 3, ASM2569848v2, whole genome shotgun sequence, the sequence CTCTGCAATTAGTACAAAGATGTGGTTGCGTATATTGGCACGACGGGGTGTCCTAAAACCATGTATTAGATTAGTTAAAAGATTGTTGAGaggataaatttaaaaaaaaattgagactTTGAAGGTTTACACCTGGCTCAATCACTTCATATTTTAATCATATGCAAACTCTGAATCAAATTTGAGTATTACAGCGCAAATGGTTGAATAAAATCCTAGGATTTGTAGATTTAATAAGAACTAACCGCATACTATTATATATCGTTGATTAAGAACCAATAAAAAGAAATTCACATTTCAAGCACCATATTATTTTAGTAACTAAATAAAATTGGAAATGTTACTTCAACTTGAAGGTTTTGAAAAAATTCCAAACCCAGAAAGATCAAAGGAACCCCAATCTTCGTTCATTAAATTTGCAGAAATTTTTAGCTGTTCATCCTCCGGAAAGGACTCAAACTGTTGCAGTTGCACCGATGGTTGCCATTCCAAGTCTGGTGTAGTCGTAGCAACATCATGATCCGACCACAAATCTTCATGCAGCACCATTTCATCACCTGTTAACAAATTTTGTAACCCAAACGCTTCCATCTGACTAGTTTCCGGCATTTCTTGAAGAATATAAGACTCCGGAATTGAACCAACTACTGGTTTCTGGCTGTTATTCTCTTCATTAGGTGATTCTTGAGTAGCAATCTCATCGACTTCAGGCTGATCAAAGCTTGTATTATGGTTCAAGAATTTAGCAAAAACAAGTGCTAGATC encodes:
- the LOC108475778 gene encoding dof zinc finger protein DOF1.2-like, with product MFILGDQMLQSDPMVPILPIERKWKSNVETAPNCPRCASANTKFCYYNNYSLSQPRYFCKGCRRYWTKGGSLRNVPVGGGCRKSRRGKSRRERVEKRDQISMTDSKNSTSSSDGDSGNQPDIDLALVFAKFLNHNTSFDQPEVDEIATQESPNEENNSQKPVVGSIPESYILQEMPETSQMEAFGLQNLLTGDEMVLHEDLWSDHDVATTTPDLEWQPSVQLQQFESFPEDEQLKISANLMNEDWGSFDLSGFGIFSKPSS